The genomic interval AGGTGAGCGCGAGCGCGACCAGGACGAGGATCCCCGCCACGCCCAGCCACGCGAGCACGCCGGCATCCGAGCGGAAGCCCAGGAGGAGGGCGACGCCGACGACGACGAGGAGCGAGACGAGGATCGCCACGACCGAGGTGAGGACGTGGGCCCACAGCACGCTCGACCGCGCGATCGGCATCGAGCGGAAGCGCTCGACGATCCCGCCCTTGATGTCCAGGAACAGGCGGAACGCGGTGTACGAGATGCCCATCACCACGGTGAGGAGCAGGATGCCCGGCAGCAGGTAGTCCACGTAGGAGCCGCTGCCCACGCCCGAGCCGGTGTCGATCGCGCCGCCGAGCACGTAGACGAACATCAGCATCATGGCGATCGGCATGAGCGCCGCGGTGATGATGGTGTCGGGGCTGCGCACGACGTCGCGCAGCGAGCGGCCCGTGAGCACCGCAGTGTCACTGAAGGCGTGAGCTGTTATGACGGTGTTCCCTCCCGCTCGTCGCCGACGATCGCGAGGAAGATCTCCTCGAGCGTCGGCTGCTTCTCGACGTACTCGGCCCTCGCGGGAGGCAGCAGCCGCCGGAGCTCGGCGAGGGTGCCGTCGGCGATGATCCGGCCGTGATGCAGGATCGCGATCCGGTCGGCCAGCTGCTCGGCCTCCTCGAGGTACTGCGTCGTCAACAGCACCGTGGTCCCGTTCTCGGCCAGGCCCCGCACCGCCTGCCACACCTCGATGCGCGCCTGCGGGTCGAGCCCCGTCGTCGGCTCGTCGAGCACGACGACCGACGGGTCGCCGATGAGGCTCATGGCGATGTCGAGACGACGGCGCATCCCGCCCGAGTAGGTGCCCACGCGTCGGCCGCCGGACCCGGCGAGCGAGAAGCGGGCGAGCAGGTCGTCGGCGATACGGCCGGGATCGTGCAGATGGCGCAGACGCGCGATCATGACGAGGTTCTCGCGGCCGGTGAGGATCTCGTCGACGGCGGCGAACTGGCCGGTGAGGCTGATCGTCTCCCGCACCTGCTCGGGACGACGCGCGACGTCGATCCCGCGCACCGCGCAGGCGTCGGCGTCCGCCCGGAGCAGCGTGGACAGGATCCGGACGAGCGTCGTCTTGCCCGCGCCGTTGGAGCCGAGCAGCGCGACGACGCTGCCGCGCTCCACCTCGAGGTCCACTCCGCGCAGCACGTGCAGGCCGCCGAAGGACTTCTCGAGGCCGGTCACGCGGATCGCGGGCTCGACGAGGGTCGTCGCGGTCATGCGCGCTCGCCGCCCTGCTGTCTCTCGGCCTGCTCGACGGCCTCGGTGAGCCGCCGTCGCTCCTTGGTGATCCAGCCCGCGCCGCCGTAGTTGGCCGCGAAGGTCTCGGCGAAGTCGACCGGGTCGGCGCCGACGATCTCGCGGATCGGGGTGCCGTCGGCGGCCGCCTGCTCGAACAGGTCGGCGAGGTCCTCGTAGGCCGTCAGCCAGATGTCGCCACCGGTGGCGCCGAAGTACATCAGGTAGTGCTCGAGCGCCTGGGCCGTCGTGCGGTAGCCATCCGGGAGCGCCTTCACGCGGGCCCGGTAGTCGCGCCAGCGGCGCTTGTCGCCGGAGTCCCCGACGACCTTCTCGATGATGTTCATGCGTGCGTGTCTCCTTGGTGGAGCTCGTCCAATCGCCCTGCGAGGACGCTCCACATCCTCCAGAACTCGTCGAGGTCGTCGCGCCCCTGTGCGTTGAGCGAGTACACCTTGCGAGGCGGTCCCTTCTCCGAGGGGACCTTCTGCACGTCCACGAGTCCTCGCTGCTCGACCCGCACGAGGAGCGCGTACACCGTGCCCTCCGCGATCTCGGTGAAACCCCGCTCGCGCAGCTGGGCGGTGATCTCGTACCCGTAGGCGGGCCGGATCGCCAGGAGCGCCAGGACCACGCCCTCGAGAACCCCCTTGAGCATCTCGGTCCTCTGCTTGTCTCCCACGGCACTCCCTCTGCTATTCAGTGTCACTGACTACCGGTAGACAGTAACGCTAAGTACCGAGGGTGGCAAGGGGGAGGCGCCGCGCGCCGTGGGGGGGCGTGGGCGTGCCCTGAGGAGCGTGTGTCCCGACGCAGCGTGCGCCCTGGGGGTGTGTTCCGGGAGGGCGCGGGCCTCGAAAGCCTCGAGGGAACGGGCGCACGGCGAGTCCCTTCGGCACGGAAAAGCGTGTGATCCGGGTGTGCGTGCGCCCCGCGGGGGAGCGGCGTGGCCGTGACCAGGGGGAGGTGGGGGAGCCGGCTGTGCGGTGCCGTCCTCCGGGGTGCCCTACCGGGGTGCCGTGTTCTGCACGGGACGCTGGTGATGTGCACTGGCTATATCGCCAGTGCACATCACCAGCGTCCCGCCCGCGACCATGCCCTCCGGTACCGCCTCCGATGTCGACCCCGGCGTCGCCGGTGTCCCCCGGTATCCCATGCTTCCCCGGTCTTCACCCCGCCCACGCCCCACGGCCCCGGCACCCATCCCTCCGCGGCCCCGCCCCACGGCTTCGGCGCCCACTCTCGCCTCACGCCCCCGCCGCCCCCGGCCGTCGTCGCGAGCACCCGGGAGGCCACGGATCCGCCCGGGATCCCGGCCCTCGCCGGGCCCGTAGACTGGCGGGCATGCGTATCGCCCGATTCACCACCGGCGAGGATCCCCAGTACGGCATCATCCAGCCCCGCGACGGGCAGGAGATGGTCTACGCGATCACCGGGGACCCCCTGTACACCGAGATCCGTCCCACCGGCACCGTGCTCCCGCTCGAGGACGTGCGCCTGCTCGCCCCCGTCATCCCACGGTCCAAGGTCGTGTGCGTGGGCCGCAACTACGCCGCGCACGCCGCCGAGCTGGGCAACGAGGTCCCCGCCCAGGCGCTGTACTTCCTCAAGCCCAACACCGCCGTGGTCGGCCCCGGCGACCCGGTCGTGCTGCCCTGCTACAGCGACGAGGTGAGCCCCGAGGCCGAGCTCGCGGTCGTCATGAAGACGATCGTCAAGGACGTCGAGCCCGACGACGTGCGCGAGCTGATCCTCGGCTACACGTGCGCCAACGACTTCACGGCCCGCGACGCCCAGCGCTCCGAGAACCAGTGGTTCCGCGCCAAGGCCTTCGACACCTCGTGCCCGCTGGGCCCGTGGATCGAGACCGACCTCGACGTGAGCGACCTCGCCGTCCGCTCCGCCGTGGACGGCGAGACGACCCAGGACGGCACCACCGCCGACATGCTCCGCTCGATCCCCGAGCTCATCTCGGAGATCTCGCGCGTCACGACCCTGCTTCCCGGCGACGTCGTGCTCACCGGCACGCCCGCGGGCGTGCGCACCGTGCCCGAGGGCGCGAGCGTCACCGTCGAGATCGAGGGCATCGGCACCCTCACCAACCCCGTCGTGCGGCGCTGACGCGCCGCCCCGTCCCACCGCCAGGAGAACCCTCCGTGACCTCTGCGTCCGTCGAAGCCCCGGACCCCCGCCCCGTCCACGCCCAGCAGGAGCTCGAGCCCGAGCAGGTGCGCGTGCGCTTCTGCCCGAGCCCGACCGGCACCCCGCACATCGGCATGGTGCGCACGGCCCTGTACAACTGGGCGCACGCCCGCCACACGGGCGGCCGGCTCGTCTTCCGCATCGAGGACACCGACGCCGCGCGCGACAGCGAGGAGTCCTACCACGAGCTGCTCGACGCAATGCGCTGGCTCGGCATCGACTGGGACGAGGGCGTCGAGGTGGGCGGCCCCGACGGGCCCTATCGCCAGTCCCAGCGCAGCGCCATCTACGCCGACGTCATCGAGCGCCTCCGGGCCGCCGGACACATCTACGAGTCGTACTCGACGGCCGAGGAGTCGGCCGCGCGCCACCGTGCCGCGGGCCGCGACCCGCAGCTCGGCTACGACGGCTACGACCGCGACCTGACCGACGAGCAGCGCGCCGCCTTCCGGGCCGAGGGGCGCGAGCCCGTCTGGCGCCTGCGCATGCCCGACGAGGACATCACCTTCACCGACCTCGTGCGCGGCGAGATCACCTTCCGCGCCGGCTCGACCCCGGACTACGTGGTCGTGCGCGCCAACGGATCGCCGCTCTACACCCTCGTCAACCCCGTCGACGACGCCCTCATGCGCATCACCCACGTGCTGCGCGGCGAGGACCTGCTGTCCTCGACGCCCCGCCAGGTGGCCCTGTACCGCGCCCTCATCGACATCGGCGTGACCGACCGGGTGCCCGTGTTCGGCCACCTCCCGTACGTGATGGGCGAGGGCAACAAGAAGCTGTCCAAGCGCGACCCGGAGTCCAACCTGTTCCTCTACCGCGAGCAGGGCTTCCTGCCCGAGGGCATGGTCAACTACATCGCCCTGCTGGGCTGGGGCTACAGCGCCGACCAGGACATCTTCACGCGCGAGCAGATGGTCGAGCGGTTCGACGCCGCCGACGTCAACCCCAACCCGGCGCGCGTGGACATCAAGAAGGCCACCGCGATCAACGCCGACCACATGCGCCTGCTCGCGCCCGAGGACTTCACCGAGCGCATGGTGCCCTATCTGCAGGCCGCCGGCGTGGTGTCCGATCCGATCACCGAGCGCGAGCACGCGCTGCTCGCGAGCGCGACTCCGCTCGTCCAGCCGCGCATGAACCTGCTCGGGGAGGCGCCCGACATGCTGCGCTTCCTGTTCGTGGCCGACGAGGACCTCGTGATCGAGGAGGACGCGACCCGGAAGCTGGGAGAGGATCCCGGGGCCGTGCTCGACCGCGCGATCGCCGAGGTCGAGGCCCTGGACGCCGACGCCTTCGCGACCGCGACCCTCGAGAAGCGCCTGCGCGGCGCGATCGTCGACGAGATGGGCATCAAGCCGCGGCTGGCCTTCGGACCCCTGCGCAGCGCGATCTCCGGGCGCCGGATCTCCCCGCCGCTGTTCGAGTCGATGGAGCTGCTCGGACGGGACTCCTCGCTCGCGCGGCTGCGGTCCTTCCGCGACCGCCTCGCGGCCGCCTGAGCTGCGCATGGCCGACCCTCGTCTGCGCGACGCCCTGTGCGGGGTGGAGGCCGTGTTGTTCGACATCGACCACACCCTCGTCGACACGGCGGGCGCCTTCGCGGCAGCCCTGCGCCATGCCGTGACCCCGCTGCTGGGCGCGGACGCCGACCACGACGCGATCGCCGCCCAGTGGTCGCGCGACCGCTCCGGCTGGTACCGCGCCTACACGCGCGGCGAGGTCGGCTACGGCGAGCAGCGCCACCGCCGCATCGACGAGGTCCTCACCGACCGTGACGCCCGCCCGCTCGACGCCGACGGCTTCGCTGTCTTCGACCGGGCCTTCGACGAGGCCTTCGCCGCGGCGTGGAGGCCGTTCCCGGATGCGATCATCGCCGTGCGCCGCCTGCGTGCCGCGGGCCTGCCCCTCGGCGCGATGAGCAACGCGGCCGCGGCGCTGCAGACGCGCAAGCTGACCGCGGTGGGGCTCGCCGAGTCGGTGCCGCTGCTGGCCACGATGGACACCTTCGGGGTGGGCAAGCCCGATCCGCGCATGTTCCTCGAGGGGGCGCGCCGGCTGGGCACGGATCCCGCGCACGTCGTCTACGTGGGCGACGAGCCCGACATCGACGCGGACGCCGCCACGGCGGCCGGCCTGATCGGCGTGCACCTGCAGCGGGAGCACGATCGCCGCTTCGAGAGATGCCGCCCCGACCAGCGTCGCCACCTCGAGGTGGGAGACCTCACAGCCCTCGCGGACGCTCTCGCTTTGCCCTCACCTGGGCCGACCGGCTAGAGTTGTACCTCGGTACGGCCCCGCCCCTGTGATCGCAGGAGAGGGATCGATACCCCCTTGGGGTATGGTGTAATTGGCAACACGGCTGATTCTGGTTCAGTTGTTCTAGGTTCGAGTCCTGGTACCCCAGCGCAACGTCGATCGTGCTCCGGCACGGCAGACGAGGCCCGCGCCCCGTTCGTCTAGCGGCCTAGGACGTCGCCCTCTCACGGCGGTAACACCGGTTCAAATCCGGTACGGGGTACGAGCGAACCTCCGGGTTCGTCGCGAGGAGCCGGCTCCGGTCGGCCGTCGCTGGTCCCTCGCGGACCGGATCCCTCCGGGATCGCACGCCCCGTTCGTCTAGCGGCCCAGGACGTCGCCCTCTCACGGCGGTAACACCGGTTCAAATCCGGTACGGGGTACGAGCAGAGCCGGCGCCTTCGGGCGCCGGCTCTCGTCGTCTGCACCCGGCTCTCGTCCCCGCGCGTCGTACGTCCCGGCCCGCCTCGGGTCCCGGTGTGACGGGCGTCGCACTGGCTAGAATCAGGCCATGGAGACCAACGACCTTCCCCCTCGCGTTCCCGACCTCCCGGCGTCGGCGCCCCGCCCGCGGGTCGTCGTCGGCGTCGCCGACACCGACGAGTCCGACAAGGCCGTGCGCTGGGGCGCCGAGCACGCCGCCCGCACCGGCGGCTCCCTGCACCTGGTCCACGCCTTCGTGTGGCCGCTCATGAACGTCGACGTGGACCCCGTGCCGGGGGTCGCGGGCTCGGGCCTGCGCTCGGCCGCCGAGACCCTCATGCTGCACGCGGTCCAGCATGCGCACGAGATCGCCCCGGACGTG from Brachybacterium huguangmaarense carries:
- a CDS encoding ABC transporter permease, whose amino-acid sequence is MTAHAFSDTAVLTGRSLRDVVRSPDTIITAALMPIAMMLMFVYVLGGAIDTGSGVGSGSYVDYLLPGILLLTVVMGISYTAFRLFLDIKGGIVERFRSMPIARSSVLWAHVLTSVVAILVSLLVVVGVALLLGFRSDAGVLAWLGVAGILVLVALALTWVAAIPGLVARSVDGASAFSYPLILLPFLSSASVPTDSMSGPVRWFAEHQPVTSIVDTIRRLLTAQPVGDDIWIALACCVGILVAAQLAATAVYRAASR
- a CDS encoding ABC transporter ATP-binding protein, with protein sequence MTATTLVEPAIRVTGLEKSFGGLHVLRGVDLEVERGSVVALLGSNGAGKTTLVRILSTLLRADADACAVRGIDVARRPEQVRETISLTGQFAAVDEILTGRENLVMIARLRHLHDPGRIADDLLARFSLAGSGGRRVGTYSGGMRRRLDIAMSLIGDPSVVVLDEPTTGLDPQARIEVWQAVRGLAENGTTVLLTTQYLEEAEQLADRIAILHHGRIIADGTLAELRRLLPPARAEYVEKQPTLEEIFLAIVGDEREGTPS
- a CDS encoding DUF1048 domain-containing protein, coding for MNIIEKVVGDSGDKRRWRDYRARVKALPDGYRTTAQALEHYLMYFGATGGDIWLTAYEDLADLFEQAAADGTPIREIVGADPVDFAETFAANYGGAGWITKERRRLTEAVEQAERQQGGERA
- a CDS encoding PadR family transcriptional regulator, which codes for MLKGVLEGVVLALLAIRPAYGYEITAQLRERGFTEIAEGTVYALLVRVEQRGLVDVQKVPSEKGPPRKVYSLNAQGRDDLDEFWRMWSVLAGRLDELHQGDTHA
- a CDS encoding fumarylacetoacetate hydrolase family protein, which encodes MRIARFTTGEDPQYGIIQPRDGQEMVYAITGDPLYTEIRPTGTVLPLEDVRLLAPVIPRSKVVCVGRNYAAHAAELGNEVPAQALYFLKPNTAVVGPGDPVVLPCYSDEVSPEAELAVVMKTIVKDVEPDDVRELILGYTCANDFTARDAQRSENQWFRAKAFDTSCPLGPWIETDLDVSDLAVRSAVDGETTQDGTTADMLRSIPELISEISRVTTLLPGDVVLTGTPAGVRTVPEGASVTVEIEGIGTLTNPVVRR
- the gltX gene encoding glutamate--tRNA ligase; this encodes MVRTALYNWAHARHTGGRLVFRIEDTDAARDSEESYHELLDAMRWLGIDWDEGVEVGGPDGPYRQSQRSAIYADVIERLRAAGHIYESYSTAEESAARHRAAGRDPQLGYDGYDRDLTDEQRAAFRAEGREPVWRLRMPDEDITFTDLVRGEITFRAGSTPDYVVVRANGSPLYTLVNPVDDALMRITHVLRGEDLLSSTPRQVALYRALIDIGVTDRVPVFGHLPYVMGEGNKKLSKRDPESNLFLYREQGFLPEGMVNYIALLGWGYSADQDIFTREQMVERFDAADVNPNPARVDIKKATAINADHMRLLAPEDFTERMVPYLQAAGVVSDPITEREHALLASATPLVQPRMNLLGEAPDMLRFLFVADEDLVIEEDATRKLGEDPGAVLDRAIAEVEALDADAFATATLEKRLRGAIVDEMGIKPRLAFGPLRSAISGRRISPPLFESMELLGRDSSLARLRSFRDRLAAA
- a CDS encoding HAD family hydrolase; translation: MADPRLRDALCGVEAVLFDIDHTLVDTAGAFAAALRHAVTPLLGADADHDAIAAQWSRDRSGWYRAYTRGEVGYGEQRHRRIDEVLTDRDARPLDADGFAVFDRAFDEAFAAAWRPFPDAIIAVRRLRAAGLPLGAMSNAAAALQTRKLTAVGLAESVPLLATMDTFGVGKPDPRMFLEGARRLGTDPAHVVYVGDEPDIDADAATAAGLIGVHLQREHDRRFERCRPDQRRHLEVGDLTALADALALPSPGPTG